The proteins below come from a single Gracilimonas sp. genomic window:
- the rplC gene encoding 50S ribosomal protein L3 produces MSGLIGKKVGMTSVFDNIGRNIPVTVIEIEPCAITQIKTEETDGYTAVQLAAFDKKEKNVSKAVKGHFDKAGVSTKYKVVEFRDFIPEGLDVGDELNISDVFAVGDTVDVVANSKGRGFTGVIKRHNFSGVGDATHGQHNRLRAPGAIGNASDPSKVFKGMRMAGQSGNERVKIKNLSIAKILEDSNVVLVTGSIPGPKGGYVEIHNKASVNN; encoded by the coding sequence ATGAGTGGTTTGATAGGAAAAAAAGTTGGGATGACAAGCGTGTTTGATAACATAGGAAGAAATATTCCTGTTACTGTTATTGAAATTGAACCTTGTGCTATTACCCAAATCAAAACAGAAGAGACAGACGGCTATACTGCTGTTCAGTTGGCTGCTTTTGATAAAAAAGAGAAAAACGTAAGCAAAGCCGTGAAAGGTCATTTTGATAAAGCCGGCGTTTCCACCAAGTATAAAGTTGTTGAATTCAGAGATTTTATCCCTGAAGGACTTGATGTTGGAGACGAACTGAACATTAGTGATGTATTCGCTGTAGGCGATACCGTTGATGTTGTTGCAAACTCAAAAGGCCGTGGATTTACCGGTGTTATTAAACGTCACAATTTCAGTGGTGTTGGTGATGCTACTCACGGTCAGCATAACCGATTGAGAGCACCTGGTGCTATCGGTAATGCATCTGACCCATCTAAAGTATTCAAAGGTATGCGGATGGCAGGTCAGTCCGGAAACGAGCGCGTGAAGATTAAGAATCTGAGCATTGCAAAAATTCTGGAAGACTCGAATGTTGTTTTGGTAACAGGTTCTATACCTGGACCAAAAGGCGGGTACGTAGAAATTCATAACAAAGCGTCTGTTAACAACTAA
- the rplD gene encoding 50S ribosomal protein L4, which yields MKLDIYKIDGKKSSKKAELSDAIFAIEPNETVLYEDVRRHMANKRQGTAKTKERSEVTGSTKKMYRQKGTGNARRGDIKSPLLRKGGTVFGPKPRDYGFKMNKKTRQLARKSALSLKAANEGIIVVQDFSFDEPKTSQVADMLAAFEVAGKKALILTSETDMIVYKSARNIPGVQVLEGYKPNTYQIMNADVIVIQESAVAKLENSIEGKTEEAAA from the coding sequence ATGAAATTAGATATATATAAAATAGACGGAAAGAAAAGCAGCAAGAAGGCTGAGCTCAGTGATGCTATTTTTGCCATCGAGCCAAACGAAACAGTTCTTTATGAAGATGTTCGTCGGCACATGGCTAATAAGCGTCAGGGCACCGCAAAAACAAAAGAGCGAAGCGAAGTAACAGGTAGTACTAAGAAAATGTACCGCCAGAAAGGAACGGGTAATGCCCGCCGTGGCGACATTAAGTCTCCACTGCTTCGTAAAGGTGGCACTGTATTTGGACCGAAGCCTCGTGATTACGGCTTCAAAATGAATAAGAAAACTCGCCAACTGGCGCGTAAGTCTGCATTGTCGCTGAAAGCTGCTAACGAAGGAATTATTGTTGTACAGGATTTTTCATTTGATGAGCCGAAAACTTCTCAGGTAGCCGACATGTTGGCCGCTTTTGAAGTAGCCGGCAAAAAAGCCCTGATATTGACAAGCGAAACAGACATGATTGTTTACAAGTCTGCCCGCAACATCCCAGGCGTTCAGGTACTGGAAGGTTATAAGCCAAATACCTACCAAATTATGAATGCTGATGTGATTGTTATTCAGGAAAGCGCGGTTGCCAAACTTGAAAACAGTATTGAAGGAAAAACTGAAGAGGCTGCAGCATGA
- the rplW gene encoding 50S ribosomal protein L23, translating to MSIIKRPVITEKLSRLQEAGKYTFEVATNATKPEIKEAVEATYPGVKVAKVNTAIMPSKPKGRYTRSGYQGGRTKVWKKAIVTVKEGEIDFFAEI from the coding sequence ATGAGTATTATCAAACGACCTGTAATTACAGAAAAGTTAAGTCGGCTTCAGGAAGCTGGAAAATATACTTTTGAAGTTGCTACCAATGCAACTAAACCCGAGATCAAGGAAGCTGTGGAAGCTACTTATCCGGGAGTAAAAGTGGCTAAGGTAAACACCGCTATTATGCCCTCGAAACCGAAGGGACGATATACACGAAGCGGTTACCAGGGAGGCCGAACTAAGGTCTGGAAAAAAGCCATTGTAACGGTCAAAGAAGGCGAAATTGATTTCTTTGCTGAAATTTAA
- the rplB gene encoding 50S ribosomal protein L2 yields the protein MPTKKLKPITPGTRHRIAPVFDEITTDKPLKALLAGKHSSGGRNRHGRITSRHRGGGHKRRYRIIDFKRNKHDVPATVQTIEYDPNRSARIALVAYADGERRYILAPNKLKVGDTIVAGDNAAPDLGNALPMMKMPPGTFIHNIELKPGQGGTLCRSAGTSAQLLGKQDRYVSVKLPSGEVRLILGSCYATVGNTSNPDHMNTTIAKAGRSRWKGRRPQTRGVAMNPVDHPMGGGEGKASGGHPRSPWGQSAKGKKTRNRNKLSSKYIVRRRKTKKK from the coding sequence ATGCCTACTAAGAAATTAAAACCAATTACACCGGGAACTCGACACAGGATTGCTCCTGTATTCGACGAAATTACAACTGATAAGCCATTGAAGGCTTTATTAGCTGGAAAACATTCTTCTGGTGGACGAAACAGACACGGACGTATCACTTCTCGCCACAGAGGCGGAGGGCACAAGCGCCGATATCGTATCATCGATTTCAAGCGTAACAAACATGACGTGCCAGCTACAGTTCAAACTATTGAGTACGATCCAAACCGATCAGCTCGAATTGCACTTGTAGCTTATGCCGATGGTGAGCGCCGATACATTCTTGCACCGAACAAATTGAAAGTTGGAGACACTATTGTTGCCGGCGATAACGCAGCTCCTGATTTAGGAAATGCGCTGCCAATGATGAAGATGCCTCCGGGTACTTTTATCCACAATATTGAGTTGAAGCCCGGACAGGGTGGTACTCTTTGCAGAAGTGCCGGTACAAGTGCACAGCTGCTGGGTAAGCAAGACCGTTATGTAAGTGTGAAACTTCCATCCGGAGAAGTTCGATTGATCCTGGGCAGTTGCTACGCAACCGTAGGGAACACCAGCAACCCGGATCATATGAATACGACAATTGCCAAAGCTGGTAGAAGCAGATGGAAAGGCAGAAGACCACAAACCCGTGGTGTTGCTATGAACCCTGTTGATCACCCAATGGGTGGTGGTGAAGGAAAAGCTTCAGGTGGACACCCGCGTTCACCATGGGGACAATCCGCCAAGGGTAAGAAGACAAGAAACAGAAATAAGTTGTCTTCTAAGTACATCGTAAGAAGAAGAAAAACCAAGAAAAAATAA
- the rpsS gene encoding 30S ribosomal protein S19, whose amino-acid sequence MPRSLKKGPFVYYKLQRKIDEANESGSKKVIKTWSRSSMVTPDFMGLTLAVHNGKQFIPVFITENMVGHKLGEFAPTRTFRGHPVKKAAK is encoded by the coding sequence ATGCCACGCTCACTGAAAAAAGGGCCTTTTGTTTACTACAAGCTTCAGCGTAAAATCGATGAAGCCAATGAAAGTGGAAGCAAGAAAGTGATCAAAACCTGGTCACGAAGTTCAATGGTCACTCCTGACTTTATGGGATTGACTCTTGCAGTTCACAACGGTAAGCAATTTATCCCTGTGTTTATAACTGAAAATATGGTAGGCCATAAGTTGGGTGAATTTGCACCAACACGAACATTCCGTGGCCATCCAGTGAAAAAAGCAGCTAAATAA
- the rplV gene encoding 50S ribosomal protein L22 translates to MDTPVLEARAVQKHLRRAPRKVRLVADAVRGEQVDKAIKRLEFTKKASAEDVIKVIKSAAANLRDKFQEERFDNEDLVIKEIYVDEGVTLKRIQPAPMGRAHRINKRSCHITVKVAKRDQESVNE, encoded by the coding sequence ATGGATACTCCAGTTTTAGAAGCACGAGCAGTACAAAAGCATTTGAGGAGAGCTCCTCGCAAGGTTCGCCTTGTAGCGGATGCTGTTCGTGGTGAACAAGTAGACAAAGCGATTAAAAGACTCGAATTCACCAAAAAAGCATCTGCAGAAGATGTGATTAAAGTGATCAAGTCGGCAGCTGCAAATTTGAGAGACAAATTTCAGGAAGAGCGCTTTGACAATGAAGACCTTGTAATAAAGGAAATTTACGTTGATGAAGGCGTAACGCTGAAAAGAATTCAGCCGGCACCGATGGGTAGAGCTCATCGTATTAACAAACGCTCATGCCACATTACAGTAAAAGTGGCCAAGCGTGATCAAGAAAGTGTAAACGAATAA
- the rpsC gene encoding 30S ribosomal protein S3 produces MGQKTNPTGFRLGIIRGWDSNWFSEENQPALIVEDEKLREYLHTRLRNGGLSNVIIERTPKRILLTLRTSRPGVIIGKGGEQIELLREELKKITSKEVQINVSEIKRPELDASLVAQNIAQQLQARVSFRRAMKTAIASAMRMGAKGIKVRCAGRLGGAEMARTEQYKEGQIPLHTLRADIDYASSTSNTIYGSIGVTVWIFKGEIIGDVDLTPGTQSRQDSDSGRGKGGDDRGRRSRRRSRNRNRSNKNS; encoded by the coding sequence TTGGGACAGAAAACAAATCCAACTGGTTTTAGATTAGGCATTATTCGCGGATGGGATTCCAACTGGTTTTCTGAAGAGAACCAACCGGCTCTCATCGTTGAAGACGAAAAACTTCGCGAGTATTTGCACACAAGACTTCGTAATGGCGGTCTCTCAAATGTTATTATTGAGCGTACCCCAAAGCGAATTCTGTTAACGCTCCGCACAAGTCGCCCCGGTGTTATCATCGGTAAAGGCGGTGAGCAAATTGAATTGCTTCGTGAAGAGCTTAAGAAAATCACCAGTAAAGAAGTACAAATTAACGTAAGTGAAATCAAACGCCCTGAGCTGGATGCAAGTTTGGTTGCTCAGAATATTGCTCAGCAGCTACAAGCTCGTGTTTCATTCCGTAGAGCAATGAAAACAGCGATTGCATCAGCAATGAGAATGGGTGCCAAAGGTATTAAAGTTCGCTGTGCCGGTCGACTCGGTGGTGCTGAAATGGCCCGAACCGAGCAGTACAAAGAAGGGCAGATTCCTCTGCATACTTTACGTGCCGACATTGATTACGCATCATCTACTTCGAACACCATTTATGGTTCTATCGGAGTTACCGTTTGGATTTTCAAAGGTGAAATTATTGGTGATGTTGATCTGACGCCGGGAACACAATCGCGTCAGGATTCTGACTCAGGCCGAGGTAAAGGCGGTGATGACAGAGGACGAAGAAGTCGCCGACGCAGCAGAAACAGAAATCGATCTAATAAAAACAGTTAA
- the rplP gene encoding 50S ribosomal protein L16, protein MLEPKRVQRRRVHRDKLKGNAQRGHIINFGDFGLKALEPKFITSRQIEACRIAIARSLQRDGQTFIRIFPDRPMTSKPAETRMGKGKGALDHWVAVVKPGRILFEIAGVNEERAKEALRRAAHKLPIKTKFVVRRDYQGG, encoded by the coding sequence ATGTTAGAACCAAAACGAGTTCAGAGACGCCGTGTTCATCGCGATAAGCTGAAAGGTAACGCGCAACGTGGCCACATTATTAACTTTGGTGATTTTGGACTGAAAGCTCTTGAGCCGAAGTTCATAACTTCACGCCAAATTGAAGCTTGCCGTATCGCAATTGCACGATCGTTGCAACGTGACGGTCAGACGTTCATCCGTATTTTCCCGGACCGTCCGATGACAAGCAAACCGGCTGAAACCCGAATGGGTAAAGGTAAAGGTGCTTTGGATCACTGGGTAGCGGTTGTAAAACCCGGACGTATTCTCTTTGAGATTGCCGGTGTAAACGAAGAACGCGCCAAAGAAGCTTTACGACGCGCTGCGCATAAGTTACCTATCAAAACCAAGTTCGTAGTTCGACGAGACTACCAGGGAGGATAA
- the rpmC gene encoding 50S ribosomal protein L29, with protein MKAHELRDLTLTELQARLKDERDVLQNLRFSKSVTGQLENPARLRNHRREVARLETIINEKSSAE; from the coding sequence ATGAAAGCGCACGAATTAAGAGATTTGACACTTACTGAATTACAAGCTCGCTTGAAAGATGAGCGTGATGTACTACAAAATCTTCGTTTTTCGAAGTCAGTAACCGGACAGCTTGAAAATCCGGCCCGACTCCGAAATCACCGAAGAGAGGTTGCCAGATTGGAGACCATTATTAATGAAAAAAGTAGTGCTGAATAA
- the rpsQ gene encoding 30S ribosomal protein S17 — MAQTERAQRRERVGRVVSNSMDKSITVAVDRQVKHSIYGKYITKTTKYMAHDENNEANVGDTVQIMSTRPLSKRKSWRLVEIVEKAK; from the coding sequence ATGGCACAAACAGAAAGAGCCCAAAGACGAGAACGAGTAGGACGTGTAGTTAGCAACAGCATGGACAAAAGTATCACTGTTGCAGTAGATCGTCAGGTAAAACACTCCATTTACGGAAAGTATATTACCAAAACGACGAAGTATATGGCGCACGACGAAAACAACGAAGCCAATGTAGGCGATACCGTGCAAATTATGTCTACACGACCACTATCAAAGCGTAAATCATGGCGATTGGTAGAAATCGTCGAAAAAGCTAAGTAA
- the rplN gene encoding 50S ribosomal protein L14, with protein MVQTQTTLNVADNSGARKLMCIKVLGDSRRRYARVGDLISASVKTAIPGGNVKKGDVVKAVIVRTRKEYRRRDGSYIRFDENAAVIINKDQEPVGTRIFGPVARELREKSFMRIVSLAPEVL; from the coding sequence ATGGTTCAAACTCAAACGACATTAAACGTAGCAGATAACAGCGGTGCCAGAAAGCTGATGTGTATTAAAGTGCTGGGAGATTCCCGACGCAGATATGCACGAGTAGGCGATTTGATTTCCGCTTCTGTGAAAACAGCAATACCAGGTGGAAACGTCAAAAAAGGAGACGTTGTAAAAGCCGTTATTGTACGAACAAGAAAAGAATACCGCAGAAGGGATGGCAGTTACATCCGTTTTGATGAAAATGCTGCGGTTATCATTAACAAAGATCAAGAACCGGTAGGTACACGTATTTTTGGCCCTGTTGCCAGAGAGCTTCGTGAAAAAAGCTTCATGAGAATCGTGTCGCTTGCACCGGAAGTACTTTAA
- the rplX gene encoding 50S ribosomal protein L24, giving the protein MPRRFNKQKKLHVKKGDDVLVIAGNDKGKRGRVLMVFPKKERVLVEGINMKTHHEKPTQDNPQGGRLKKEGAIHISNVMVIDPTTDEPTRVGRKRIEEDGNGRWVRYAKTSGEMLDK; this is encoded by the coding sequence ATGCCACGCAGGTTCAACAAACAAAAGAAATTACACGTTAAGAAAGGCGATGATGTTTTAGTAATCGCCGGTAACGACAAAGGAAAAAGAGGCCGTGTATTGATGGTATTCCCTAAAAAAGAGCGAGTGCTCGTTGAGGGAATCAATATGAAGACCCATCATGAAAAGCCAACCCAGGACAACCCACAGGGTGGACGTCTGAAGAAAGAGGGTGCCATACACATTTCGAATGTAATGGTAATTGACCCTACTACTGACGAACCCACACGTGTTGGGCGTAAACGAATTGAAGAAGACGGCAATGGTCGTTGGGTTCGTTACGCCAAAACAAGTGGCGAAATGCTGGACAAATAA
- the rplE gene encoding 50S ribosomal protein L5, with the protein MAEARLYTLYKDEIRDKLREEFEYENPMAIPKLQKIVINVGVGDAITDKKVLDTVVDNVAAITGQQPVTTKAKKSISNFKLREGMPIGCKVTLRQRIMFEFLDRLVNLALPRTRDFQGVPDKSFDGRGNYTLGIKEHTIFPEIDTDKVSKVHGMDVTFVTDAETDEEAYALLKHFGMPFKTRN; encoded by the coding sequence ATGGCTGAAGCAAGATTATATACACTTTACAAAGATGAAATTCGCGACAAGTTGCGCGAAGAGTTTGAGTATGAAAACCCAATGGCCATACCCAAACTTCAAAAAATCGTAATTAACGTAGGCGTAGGTGACGCTATAACCGATAAAAAAGTTTTGGATACGGTTGTAGATAACGTAGCTGCGATAACCGGACAACAACCGGTTACAACCAAAGCTAAAAAGTCTATTTCGAACTTTAAGCTTCGTGAAGGGATGCCAATTGGCTGTAAAGTTACCCTTCGACAACGCATTATGTTCGAATTTCTGGACCGCCTCGTGAACCTGGCTCTGCCAAGAACACGTGACTTCCAGGGAGTTCCGGATAAAAGCTTTGACGGCCGTGGAAACTATACCCTCGGTATCAAAGAGCATACCATTTTCCCGGAAATAGACACCGATAAAGTTTCAAAAGTACATGGTATGGACGTTACTTTTGTTACTGATGCTGAAACAGACGAAGAAGCTTATGCTCTGCTTAAGCACTTTGGAATGCCATTTAAAACGAGAAACTAA
- the rpsN gene encoding 30S ribosomal protein S14, giving the protein MAKKAWIARNKKRKETVKKYAEKRRKLKEAGDYEGLQKLPRDASPTRVRNRCSITGRSRGYVGKYGISRIKFRELALAGKIPGVRKASW; this is encoded by the coding sequence ATGGCTAAGAAAGCTTGGATAGCACGCAATAAAAAACGAAAAGAAACTGTAAAGAAGTACGCCGAAAAACGCCGCAAGCTGAAAGAAGCAGGCGACTATGAAGGCCTGCAAAAGCTGCCTCGCGATGCCAGCCCTACTCGGGTTCGTAACCGATGCAGCATCACGGGCAGAAGCCGTGGTTATGTTGGTAAATATGGAATCTCACGAATTAAATTTCGTGAACTTGCCCTTGCAGGTAAGATTCCTGGCGTAAGAAAAGCAAGCTGGTAA
- the rpsH gene encoding 30S ribosomal protein S8: MTDPIADYLTRIRNAQQAGHRRVDIPASKLKRAMTKILADKGYISKYIDIEDGKQGIIRLFLKYDSYGHPVIRQMKRLSKPGLRVYKGGDEVPRAQNGLGIVILSTSKGVMTDKEARKLNVGGEILCTIY, from the coding sequence ATGACTGATCCTATTGCAGATTATTTAACACGAATCAGGAATGCCCAACAAGCCGGGCATCGCAGAGTAGATATCCCCGCTTCTAAATTGAAGCGAGCCATGACTAAAATCCTGGCCGATAAAGGGTATATCTCGAAATACATTGATATTGAAGACGGTAAGCAAGGTATTATCCGTTTGTTTCTGAAATATGACTCATACGGACACCCTGTAATCCGACAAATGAAAAGACTTTCAAAGCCCGGTTTACGAGTATATAAAGGTGGCGATGAAGTGCCACGCGCTCAAAACGGCCTGGGTATTGTGATTCTTTCAACATCAAAAGGTGTAATGACCGATAAAGAAGCTCGCAAGCTTAATGTAGGCGGCGAGATTTTGTGCACCATTTATTAA
- the rplF gene encoding 50S ribosomal protein L6 — MSRIGNLPVPISDKVEFSINADNIATFKGEKGTNTLRIHPEITIEKNENELLIKRATDQKEHRALHGLFRSLVNNAVVGVSEGYTKKLEIIGVGFRAAMNGDVLELNLGYSHPIFFVPPEGIDMEVDTKSGKNPILVISGVDKELVGQISAKIRSFRKPEPYKGKGIRYLGEQVRRKAGKSAAK; from the coding sequence ATGTCTCGAATTGGAAATTTACCGGTACCTATTTCTGATAAAGTTGAGTTCAGCATCAACGCTGATAACATCGCAACTTTTAAAGGAGAAAAAGGAACCAATACACTCCGAATTCACCCGGAAATTACGATTGAAAAGAATGAAAATGAGCTCCTGATTAAAAGAGCTACTGACCAGAAAGAGCACCGCGCTCTTCATGGCCTGTTTCGTTCGCTGGTGAATAATGCAGTGGTTGGTGTATCGGAAGGCTACACTAAAAAATTAGAAATCATTGGCGTTGGTTTCCGTGCCGCTATGAATGGCGACGTACTGGAGCTGAACCTGGGTTATTCTCACCCGATTTTCTTTGTACCACCGGAAGGAATTGATATGGAAGTGGATACCAAGTCTGGTAAAAACCCCATCCTGGTTATCTCCGGAGTTGACAAAGAATTGGTAGGTCAGATTTCTGCTAAAATCAGATCATTCAGAAAGCCTGAGCCTTACAAAGGTAAAGGAATCAGATATCTGGGTGAGCAGGTTCGTCGTAAGGCCGGTAAATCAGCTGCTAAATAG
- the rplR gene encoding 50S ribosomal protein L18 produces the protein MDKRQQKKIERRSKIRRRIRSTIKGTAERPRLSVFKSNKYTYLQLVNDLDGVTLAASQAETGVDNAKKAGSELAKLAQDKGINKVVFDRSGYKYHGIVKAAAEGARDGGLDF, from the coding sequence ATGGATAAAAGACAACAAAAGAAAATAGAGCGAAGAAGTAAGATCAGAAGACGTATCCGTTCTACCATAAAAGGTACAGCCGAGCGTCCAAGACTGAGCGTGTTCAAAAGTAACAAGTACACCTACCTGCAGTTGGTTAACGATCTTGACGGTGTAACACTCGCAGCCTCACAAGCTGAGACCGGTGTTGATAATGCAAAGAAAGCAGGATCTGAACTTGCAAAACTCGCTCAGGACAAAGGAATTAATAAAGTGGTATTTGACCGAAGCGGTTATAAATATCACGGCATCGTGAAGGCTGCTGCTGAAGGCGCCCGCGATGGTGGATTAGACTTTTAA
- the rpsE gene encoding 30S ribosomal protein S5, with amino-acid sequence MPKIRRKQSIPAANLNLEEKLVHVNRVAKVVKGGRRFSFNAIVVVGDGNGVCGHGLGKANEVSDAIQKGFDNAKKNLIRVPLTKTKSIYHPIVGKAGAGKVLLRPAAEGTGVIAGGAVKALLDVAGVHNILSKSQGSSNPHNMVKAAFTALKELTDPVEVAQRRDISLNKVFEG; translated from the coding sequence ATGCCTAAAATAAGAAGAAAACAATCTATACCTGCTGCAAACCTGAACCTTGAAGAGAAACTGGTTCACGTTAACCGTGTAGCCAAAGTTGTGAAAGGTGGACGTCGTTTCAGCTTCAACGCAATTGTAGTAGTTGGAGACGGTAACGGTGTTTGTGGCCATGGTCTTGGTAAAGCAAACGAAGTTTCGGATGCTATCCAGAAAGGCTTTGATAATGCCAAGAAAAACCTGATCCGCGTACCTTTAACCAAAACCAAAAGTATTTACCATCCTATAGTTGGTAAAGCAGGTGCCGGAAAAGTGTTGTTACGTCCGGCCGCTGAAGGTACGGGTGTAATTGCAGGTGGTGCCGTTAAAGCTCTGCTTGACGTTGCAGGTGTACACAATATTTTATCTAAATCTCAGGGTTCTTCAAATCCCCATAATATGGTGAAGGCAGCTTTTACTGCTCTGAAAGAATTGACTGATCCTGTTGAAGTTGCACAGAGAAGAGATATTTCTCTGAACAAAGTATTTGAAGGATAA
- the rplO gene encoding 50S ribosomal protein L15 codes for MDLSNLKAPIPNQKNTKRVGRGQGSGRGEQSGRGHNGQKSRSGHKQRAWFEGGQMPLQRRLPKFGFTNINRTEFRVINVHTISEFIEAGKLNKTITLEGLINSGLASEGEKVKLLGRGELEHKIEIEVHAASKSASEKVEAAGGSLTLV; via the coding sequence ATGGACTTAAGCAATTTAAAAGCACCGATCCCAAATCAGAAAAACACCAAGCGTGTGGGACGTGGACAAGGTTCCGGACGTGGAGAGCAATCTGGTCGTGGACATAACGGACAGAAATCTCGTTCTGGTCATAAGCAACGTGCCTGGTTCGAAGGTGGTCAAATGCCCCTTCAGCGACGTTTGCCTAAATTTGGTTTCACCAACATAAACCGCACTGAATTTCGTGTAATTAACGTACACACTATCAGTGAGTTTATTGAAGCCGGAAAGCTGAACAAAACGATTACGTTGGAAGGATTAATCAATTCCGGTTTGGCTAGCGAAGGAGAAAAAGTTAAACTTCTCGGACGTGGTGAACTAGAACATAAAATTGAAATTGAAGTACATGCCGCAAGTAAGTCTGCCAGTGAAAAGGTAGAAGCAGCTGGTGGATCATTAACTTTGGTGTAA
- the secY gene encoding preprotein translocase subunit SecY: MSLIENFRNIFKIEDLKNRILYTVGILMVYRVGSYITLPGVDANQLIGSSGNAASSLLGLFDLFVGGAFSRAGVFALGIMPYITAAIIIQLMGAVVPYFQKLQREGEEGRRKITRLTRYGTVGITLVQAIGFSINLMSTAPQAIVVNEFFFVITSMIVLTAGTVFVMWLGERISERGIGNGISLIIMIGIIAALPANFYNEVTTKANAILVIIEVAALILVIAAVVMLTQGTRKIPVQYAKRVVGRKVYGGTTQYLPLRVNAAGVMPIIFAQSIMFIPSTIGSFFPENQTVQFLTQWSVDFTGLTYSIVFFFVCVFFTFFYTAIAINPKEMADTMKRQGGFIPGVRPGKQTVEFIDNILTKITLPGSLFLSFVAILPAIAVGLFGVTPGFALFYGGTSLLIIVGVALDTLQQIESHLMMRHYDGFMKTGRIKGRRRA, encoded by the coding sequence ATGAGTCTGATAGAAAACTTCCGCAACATATTTAAAATTGAAGATCTTAAGAATCGTATTCTCTATACGGTTGGAATCTTAATGGTCTATCGGGTCGGTAGTTATATTACCCTGCCCGGTGTTGATGCTAACCAGCTTATTGGCAGCAGTGGAAATGCCGCCAGTAGTTTGTTAGGCTTATTTGACCTATTTGTGGGAGGGGCTTTTTCAAGAGCCGGAGTATTTGCTCTTGGAATTATGCCTTATATCACCGCTGCCATTATCATTCAGTTGATGGGTGCTGTTGTCCCTTATTTCCAGAAGCTGCAACGCGAAGGAGAAGAAGGGAGAAGAAAAATCACCAGGCTTACAAGATATGGTACCGTAGGTATTACCCTTGTTCAGGCTATTGGTTTTTCAATCAACCTGATGTCAACAGCTCCGCAGGCTATTGTTGTAAACGAGTTTTTCTTTGTTATTACATCAATGATTGTATTGACGGCCGGTACGGTATTCGTAATGTGGCTGGGAGAGAGAATTAGTGAAAGAGGAATCGGTAACGGTATTTCTCTGATTATCATGATCGGTATTATTGCCGCACTTCCTGCAAACTTCTACAACGAAGTTACCACCAAAGCGAATGCAATCCTGGTAATTATTGAAGTTGCTGCACTGATACTAGTAATCGCAGCTGTTGTAATGCTGACTCAGGGAACCCGTAAAATTCCGGTTCAGTATGCGAAACGAGTAGTTGGCCGCAAAGTGTACGGTGGTACCACTCAGTACTTGCCATTGCGGGTGAACGCTGCCGGTGTTATGCCGATTATCTTTGCGCAGTCTATCATGTTTATTCCAAGTACTATTGGTTCTTTCTTTCCGGAAAACCAAACTGTACAGTTTTTGACCCAATGGTCAGTTGATTTTACAGGACTCACGTATTCGATTGTATTCTTTTTTGTATGTGTGTTCTTCACGTTTTTCTACACAGCTATCGCCATCAATCCTAAGGAAATGGCCGATACCATGAAACGACAAGGCGGTTTTATTCCAGGCGTTCGTCCGGGTAAGCAAACCGTTGAGTTCATTGACAATATTTTGACTAAGATTACCCTTCCGGGTTCTTTGTTTCTATCGTTTGTAGCTATACTTCCCGCTATTGCAGTAGGGTTGTTTGGAGTTACACCTGGCTTTGCTCTCTTTTATGGAGGAACCAGTTTGTTAATTATCGTTGGGGTTGCTTTGGATACACTCCAGCAAATTGAAAGTCATTTAATGATGCGTCATTACGATGGCTTTATGAAAACAGGTAGAATTAAAGGCCGGCGAAGAGCGTAA